cgtccgggatcccgtcgtggtcatttcgggactttttctcgactaatacgggatcatttgcgggccctttcggcatcatttctagatagttgtcgggatccgttcgggatcccgtcagggtcttttcggaactattaggagatcatttgaggacctttccggcatcatttctggatagttttcgggatcctttcggggtccagtcagggtcatttcgggactttttcgggatcatttatagatggctttcaggattcgtccgggaacccgtcagggtaatttctggacttttccgtgactatttcgggataattttgggaccttcccaagatcatttctggatggatttcgggatcagtccgggatgccgtcagtgtcattttggtattaggtgatcatttgaggaccttttcggcatcacttctggattgttttcggcatccgatcaggatcccgtcggaatcattgcgggactttttcgggatcatttggggccctcccaagatcatttctggatggatttcgggatttgtccgggatcccgtcagggtcatttcgggacttcctcgggactatatcgggatcatttctggatggtttatgggatccgtccatgaccccttaagggtcatttcgggactattaggtgatcatttgaggacctttccggcatcacttttggatgattttcggtatccgttcgggatcctgtcggaatcaatgcgggattttttcggaatcctttgggattcctttcgacatcatttctggatggttttcgggatttgtccgggatcccgtcggggttatttcgggaccttttcggggctaatacggtatcatttgggtatcctctaggggtcgtttcgtgactttttctgtattatttcgggatcattttgggaccctttcggcataatttcttgatggtttgccggatccatcagggtcatttcgggaccaatttgggatcatttggggacccttccgagatcatttctggatccgtccgggatgccgtaggagccatttcgggattttttgttacttttccgggatagtttttgcacccttccgggatcatttctggatctgtgcgggatcccatctgggtcatttccggactatttcgggatcattttgggatccttccggaatcatttctgtatggttttcgcgatccgtcgtggatccccttggagccatttcggaactttttctggagtatgtcgggataatttagggacccttcctggatattttctggatggtttttgagatccgcccgggagcccgtcagggtcatttcggaaccttttcgggatcattttggaacacattctgggatcatttctgtgtggttctctggatacgtctagaatcgtgtcgctgtcatttcgggttttttgggactattcggggaattTTTGGAAACCCTTTcgaggcatttctggatggttttcgggatccatccgcgatagcgtgggggtcattttgtagcttttgctggataatttcgggatcatttgggatcctatcaagttatcagctcatttagttctttttttttactcaattacaaaaataaaatgcattagacagaaagcaaaattttaaacagataataagcacgggggccaccgtggtgtgatggtagcgtgctccgcctatcacaccgtatgccctgggttcaactcccgggcaaagcaacatcaaaattttagaaataaggtttttcaattagaagaaaatttttctaagcggggtcgcccctcggcagtgtctggcaagcgctccgattgtatttctgccatgaaaagctctcagtgaaaactcatctgccttgcagatgccgttcggagttggcataaaacatgttggtcccgtccggccaatttgtagggaaaaatcaagaggagcacgacgcaaattggaagagaagctcggccttagatctcttcggaggttatcgcgccttacatttatttattttttttttttaataagcaggctaacgcgaatagcccatatatttaaatttctccttgcggacggggccgcgggtaaaggctagtagttatatatatgtacaactatTGTATGCGATTTTGAAAAAGAACCACTTTTTTGTATTAACGAAATTGTTTATTAAATGAAAGGTTTACAAATAAATTTGAGAAATgttaaatgttttttaattactaataaaaaacaacacaaaatacaACTATAATTTTTGTTACTAAACAAGTGATCAGTCTAGCGATTTTagcccccccagcgggttaggggatcagaatatacccgcggtaggtatgcctgtcgtaagaggcgactaaaataccagattgaaggggctgtgtagcgcaacccttcaggttgccagcgcaatatatagcttctccaaacccaattgtcaacctcacctatccgcggcgaatcctgtttcactaacagacgaggctctggcgacccaaagctcctcatggaacttgggggtggggaggtagGGAATgtcatgaaggtttaatgtggccacataaatcgttcccgagagggtcgggctagcaccttaatggtgctatggtaccggagcgtaccggatctgtatccggaaaaggaccatcacatcgataacactccccaaagccttcggggagcaaccttatcgctacaacaacaacaacaacagcgatttTAGCACGGCCTGTATGCGGTTCCGGTTTCAACGTCTCAATTTTCAGAAGTGGAATAAGAAATCATATATGTTCCATAAATTGGAATATATTCTGAAACTGTTGGAAAAGGGAGGGTAATATAGAGCGGAAAGTTATCCAGCAATAATTTGATTGTACTAGCCCGTTCTTTCGTGACAAACGATAATTTGTtcatacttttttttaatgagccACAACTCAGATAGAGCGATTGTTTATTGGAATTgtgatattttaataatattaaaaaatatacaaacggcgcattttaatttttagcttAAATACTGTAAGATATTTGCTACTTCTCAATGCCTATTATATTTTCATAGTCAAAATCTTGATTTAAATCTGGTTTAAATAATTTCAGCATATATATAAACTTTTtgctcaaataaataaataactcaagTAAAAAGAAGTCATCATTAACATATgatctttttttgtaatttcagaTACGTGGTATGtttaaattgaaagaaaaaaattacttaaGTTCGAACATTTATTAATTATACTCTGCTATATAGTGGAATACCCGAGCAACCGACGCTTCGCTCTATTGAAGTGATTTTGAGCAGCTCAAAATAAGAGGTTGTTGTGATGTTAACATCCGGAGTCAACGTAGTTTACTCTAACAAGTCCAGTTAGTTATACTGCTGTTGATCACTTTTGGGTAAAAGAGTTAACAAAAAGTATATATGAACGCTACACCATCGTCTTAACACTTTAATTAGAAATAACCGCGAAGTGGGTCAGAAAATATTATCAAAATAATTCAGAAAAGGTTCTCAAATAGTActgaattaaaattttcattaaatacTAAAGAAAAATATGGTACCGAAATAACATTGAATATATAATTGCTTTCGAAAATAATGTTCACAGGCTACCTATGACCCTACCTGCGCTTCATTTGTGGAGGGCTGGCGCAAGCTCGCTCAAATGCCCACGATGCACGTTTACACCGATTGTAAGAGTGtaagaaatctctggaaagaatcaGGATAGGGAAAAGTATAAACCTATACTAggtccctgggcatatgggaatagattgaAAAGAAAAGGGATGAACCCGCTATCCCTCGTAAACGTCTAAATCAGATAAGGTGAGATGAAAAGAATGTGATAGTTACACTTGACAAAGCAGGAAAGGCGTTGAGCCAAGtacggggctgcaaagtgtcgaagatcatgtaaatgtcttacaaccttagattaacaaagttgctcTTATCATGGAAAAGGAAACTCCAAGGTCTTGTTGTTCTGGAAGCAGCAGTAGCGtagatcctagaaagcttctggtattttccaagaggatgaagttattttttaacataggtcctagtttctGATAGTGTTCTTCAGTTTACTCGTTGGGCAAACTTCTGCTAACACAATGGACTCtttcattctatgtgaggtcctcacggatcgCCTCGTCTGATTTGGTGCTGAAAATAACTTAGTAGTGCTCGCGATTACCTACAATAATCCTTGAATATGCCTATTTTCTACAAAAAAAGCAGCACAGAAAAACGTGAAGAAATGATGAAAAAAGTTCCGTTTACTAAAGAAATCCTGATCCCGTTTTACATTTTACGAGCAGCGACTGAAAACTATTATATATCACTCAAACTACGCGCTTGTCAAACTACttcttaaaattataataaattttggaTCTAAAGCGTACTATTTATTTGTTGCtagtagggctgtgaactgcatacGGTTTTTTCAGTTATTCGGATAAACCGGAATtccgaataaccggatagctaagcaaaaaatccggctatccggatatccggattcataaatggaaaatacggatatccgctgttcggctatccggatacgtaaacggaaaatccggatatccgtatctccggatactggaatataaaagttgaatatctgcatatcagaattgaacgaagcacaCATCGAaaagttattcacaaaatatgtttgtagattattaaattaacgtcaaaaattaaaaagctacaattttacaaacaagtgaaaataagagcagtgccatttgtttatattatgaaaaaacgctgttaattgatttaaatgccccacgaatttattgttattaatgttaaataaacatatatggtacatcaatttgttgcttgcactggatatccaaaaatacggttattaaccggatctgcataaatccggatatccggagtTTCACATAccaatattaaccggatatccatgccgtatggattttatccgtgtcaacggatatctggatattcgaatatgcggatagtcacATCCCTTGTCGCTAGTTCATATATGTCATTAATCCGATCTACGATTTCTGAgctactaaaatttaaaaaatgagtttcgctcagggatcgtaaaacgtaatacgggcccagaaaTGTGcttaaaaataacacaaaaaaatgCCTAAACATATgccaaaaataattgttaaacaTTAATAATCTCAAATTTATTGTAATATTTGTTTGTGGCATCCAAAATTTGAAGGAAGTTATCCGAAAGTATTTTTGAAATACCCCGTTCATGAAGATAGTCCCAAATCTCGGAATGATTCCCGGATTTTAACATATATGTGACCCGcgggtctatgaaaaggtggcttatgactcaaaaaagaaattgcgatgACCAAACCAAAAAAGGCAAAAGAGCATAAATGAGATAAGTTCGTGTGTATATAAAGAGCGATGTTTTTTTCAATGCAAAGCACAAACTAGTTTCTGACCGAAAAATAATCGTGTGAGTGCTCAGATTTAAAATCAATGCTGAACGAGTAGGACGTGTGTCGCTTGTGAATAATGTCTGTTGAAGAAGAATTTAGCGCCgtttttcaaacatatttctgtgaaaacgAAGAGAATGATGATGATTCTTTCGATGATGTTGGTATCAATTACGAGGACGAACTACAAGCATTGTTTCAAGCTGAAGGTCAAATGGAAGTGGATAAAATTATCATCTCCagaacacttctaagcaagttaggactttctagttttgaCCACGTGAatgagcgtctcaaaaactatcgaaatcagaaaaaaagtggaaaatttttttttagtcataagccgccttttcataggccgggtcacataaatactaataaattttgtaaaactttggttttcacatttttttttaacttgaacgcgTCAAAAAAGAATGCTTAAGCTGTTGactaagaaattttaaaaatagtcATTGAAATGTTCTAGCCCAGAACAATGATTGGCACCACTGATATCATACTCGTTTATTGCTACTGCTCATCAAAACGTTTATATTGCGATCTTTTCCTACATGCAGGTGAAAATGGTTTGTCGCAGATATGGATTTACTACTTTTTTTCTTCATACACTCATATGTACATACTATATGGTACAAGACCTTTCTTAACTTATAAACATTAACATTACCTATTcgaatacatatatgtaaatgtatcctatacgtatgtatatacccATATGTGTTTTAAGTGTGCATACAATTTGTCGTGCTGCTGTATGTTGTAAGTGAAATAATATACCAAAATTAACTTCTCGTACGTTTCTTACAATTTACATAAGCCACTTTATTTTTCACTATTACCGCCACTCAAGTCGATTAACGCATCATTAGTTGTTGTGGCACCAGCGTTTGGATCACCTCTAGATGACGGTGGTGCTGGCATTGGTATCGCTATCGTACTCATTGTGCTAATCATACGTGGCTCAACACGCGCTGTCGTTATTGGTGCTGTATTATGAGTGCGTTGAGATTGTCCCAAAAATGAAGGATTAATTAAAGCTTCAGCGCTAACATGATGTGATGTGTGCTGTGCATGAGAGTGATGATCATGACCGTGTGTATGTGAGTGTTGACCATGCCCATGATTGTGATGTTGTCCATGATGTTGCTGTTtgttatgatgatgatgatgatggtgacCTGCCATTGGTGCCATACCAGCACTAACTGTGGGAAATGATTTGGGTAATTGATTGTAACGCGCACTATCAGTAGATTTTAAGCGTTCACTCAAAGCCTTCAGTGCAATTTGTCTGAAAGAGATTATTatttgttgtttctttgcaatATAGACTTATTGTTGTCAACAAACCTGCGCCGCTCAATATCATGTGAATCCGCACCATGCATTTGTATAGACACTGAGGATAAACTGCTAGAGAGCGATGATGAACGTGGCGGTGCTGGAGTTTTAACGACACCCAATTTTAAACAGCCTATATAAATTGGATTTACCAAAATGCCAATCACTGGTTGCATAACATATGGAAAGAAGCTGGCAAATGTAAAACTCTCAGAACTATCACCCCTGCCATTGGGATGCCATTGATAGAAGCGCAAATAAATCCATGCTACAATGAGTCCCGAACCAAACATTGCTGGGTAAGTGCCATCCAATAATTTAACTGCCCACATAATAATTGACGCCACCAGCACGGTTAGGGGTACATTTCTACATATAAATAGATAAAATTAGTAGTTACGTAGGACTAATGAGCAAAGTAGATCGAGAGGATCAAGGAAGAGCACTTGAGGATTGAAGAATCCTCGACTTCCACGAACTTAAGTCATCTTCAGCACTATAAAAAATGCGGCACTATGAAGAGGCATAAAAGTCTCTCGGGATATGCACAGAGAAAAACTAGGCCAGAAATAGCCCGGTTTCTCAAATACAAAGGCCTTGAGCTCGCATTTGAGAAAGGAAACCTACCCAGGGAGGTGCGCCTGACTAGCTCCGATCTGAGTACGATAataggttaaacttttacttatTCAGAACCAACcccaacgtgtccccacatgagcCCATCATCTTTTCAATTAcgatgtggaaccaacgcctctaacacccttataACGGAATCCCGCTATATCTTTTTTTAACTCTGTTGaaacagaaataaataaatatattattcaAGGGGATGTGCAGCGCAACACTTCCAATGGGTTGCCAACGCCATttatagcttctacaacccaactgtcaacctcacctatctgtggcgaatcctgctcctttagcagccgaggctgtGGCGACTCCGATTTTCTCATGCAACCAGGGGGTGGGGGCGCGATGGCTTAGAacattcaatgtggtcatattaaaacgTTCCCTAGATGGTCAGCCTTGTAACTTAATGTTGCTTGTTAGCGCCACGTCTTGGATCTATATcgaacaaaggaccatcaacaacgacaggatgacaatttgtgagtgggcGCACCTATTGGATTGGACgtagcactgctataacaacaaacATTTTAGGGCCGTGAACACAATAAACAGATCATAATAAATAACATAACATTTTCACGTCAGTGGAGAAGCAACGGCAAACACATTTTCCAAGATTTTGGTCGAAGTAACAGTTTTTGGCCGGAAGGAAATCTGCATTATATGTAGAAGCGACTTCTCCTAGCAGAACGACCCAAGCCACTACGATGGctgcaggcaaatcatggggctgtagcccacatGTGCTAGATGGATGTacaccatgatagtaaaacctgtggtaacatatggctcgatagcctgggcatcaaGACCAACTCGGGCGACGAtgaggcaagcactgtcaaaaaTTCACCGACTGGCATGTGTGTGCATCACAGGCCCAACAATagcgctggaagctatcctcgatctaaccccgctCATATATCGATAGAGCATTCATCCAAGTGAGCCCTCCTGAATATcgtcaaggagggctcgggcaaaggtaaagtcatatcgtcccggaacatggaggagttgagagagaagatcccactctctcaactcccgagggatgatatcctcaggcagatagtgtatgagaaaaggtataaagtggaactgggagacaagggtacagAGGAGGAAAGCAGAacactccagcgggttagggggtcagaatattcccgcggtaggtatgcctgtcgtaagaggcgattaaaataccagattcaatgggctgtgtagcgcaacccttcaggttgccagcgcaatatataacttctccaaacccaattttcaacgtcacctatccgcggcgaatcctgtttcactaacagacgaggctctggcgaccccaatatcctcatggaacttggggtgggaagGGAGGCGATCACCTGAAGgtcatcgttcccgagatggtcgggctagcaccttaatggtgctatggtaccggatctgtatccggcaaaggaccattacatcgataacaatacccaaagccttcggggagcaaccttatcgctacaacaacaacaacaggaaagcaGACTTGAGGgcattcatcagctaaataggatagtatggtataccgatggctcgaagacgccagaggggattggatcacGAGTCGTgtgacccagagccaagatatcaatacccctgggagcatatccgagcatttttcaagcggaagtatttgcCATAAGCCGGtgcgctgacctgaaccttcagcgcaaATACTCCagtgaaacaattgccatacgcAGTGACAGTCAGGCCACCCTAAAGGCAATCTCGGCGTTTGAAAtaagtgcgttgaaaagctaaatcaactaggagcataGAAGAACTAATGCTGGCCTGGTTTCCTGACCACGAgggagttgagggtaatgagcaggcggacagtcctgccagtaggcccgcaggaaattagggggcatctattagtagaagaaagggaaaagagggaagagcATTGGCGCAATAtaccaggcctgagacaatctaaactgctattagggggttacagcacaactcgatatagggcattaataggcctctccaAAGATAACTTAAAAATCCCAACAGCTATTTACAGGACACTGCAGGCTGAACAGTCAcgtgcaaaagctgggtataatatcgaacaacacatgccgattttgtgatcgatcagcggagacggcggaccatattctcctggagtgtgacgcaatctcaagacgtagggctaagtttataggctcaccatggccagagcagtCTCACATCAAATTcatcaagccaggtgaactgcacATCAGGGATGTcagcttggatgaggtgctgtgaagcggctgagggcacaatagaccaatggtcgcagtgcgatcctcaattaattatctatctaatTATCACTACGGcactaggcggccaccgtggtgtgatggtagcgtgctccgcctatcacaccgtatgccctgggttcaactcccgggcaaagcaacatcaaaattttagaaataagatttttcaattagaagaaaatttttctaagcggggtcgcccctcggcagtgtttggcaagcactccgggtgtatttctgccatgaaaagctctcagtgaaaactcatctgctttgcagatgccgttcggagtcggcataaaacatgtaggtcccgtccggccaatttgtagggaaaatcaagaggagcacaccgcaaattggaagagaagctcggccttagatctcttcggaggttatcgcgccttacatttattttattttttaattatcacTACGATGGCTCCAAACAAGCAAcgaaaattttgtaaaagtaaaaaaaattttattttagaccTACCTATTAGTTAGTTTCCCCCAACGCGTTTTAAATATCAAATGATCGGGCATTATTTGACGCACCGCCACGCATATTCCAGCCACGTAGCCAGCTAATCCGTGTATATGCACATCAAATAGTATACTTGGATTATTAGTTATcgcataataaaataaataatatattgtaGTGAGTATAGAGACGCCAAAATTGGTTAACGCAAAAAATTTGAACATTTCAAATTGTCCCCATAGAGGTTCCAACATTTTGCCACACAAGCCAACTGTGGTCACGTCGACCAATACCTCCCACCAATGCAATTCAATGAAGCAAAATGTAAATGCTGTCCATATCCAGAATTCAGCAGTTGGAAGTATTTTGCCTGGTGTTACGCTTAATACACGCACGGCGGTCTCCGAGTACGATAGTAAATAACCAAATCCAGTCACCACACAGATTAGCGTAATAACAGGCGATGTGTTGTGCAGCAACGCAGTGGCTTGTTGTTGTAAATATTGCAGGTTACGGTGGTAAGCCGACATcttgtttgttttgattttagtATTATGCGTTTCGCCTCTCTTTCCTAtgctaaaatttattatttttactgcacTGAAGTCAAAATTGTTGCTTTGCTAAAAACCAAAACTTCTAAATGACGGCGTTGCCGTATGTGAATGATTgcgaaaatcgataaattttatgTTAGTTATCGGTTACTCggataaaaattttttacaaaactgCAAATATCTTTTGGGCGCATTCTTCTTCCGCCTTCGGACTATTAACGAACCACATGCTTTGACATCTATCCCGTCacttttggacgtgtattaacaGTATACCGTTGTTCTAGACGTTTACCCTCCCCggttttggtaaaagtctagttgaggggtcgactgctaatacgctaccaaacatATCGTAAGAGTTGGCAAAAGACGCCTATTAATCGACAACAAtgccgaaaggtgttctgcgcgaaaatagcttctccaacacaattgtcaacctcatcttcgagcggcgaatcccgtttcactaacagaagaggctctggcgaccccaagatcctcatggaacttgggcgtGGAGAGGGAGggacggcctgaaggtttaatgtggccatataagttgtacccgagatggtcgggctagccccttaatggtgctgttacccgagagtactggatctgtatctggcaaaggaccacatcgataacactccccaaagccttcggggagcaaccttatcgctacaacaacaagcgtAAGACCTGGGTTCGAGgggatgccagcgcaatttacatctccaatccaattgtcaagctcacctTCCCCTGGCGATTCCGTTTTACTACAAattgttcccaagatggtcgtGCTAGTCCCTTGATTATGCTAATTTCCGTAACGCACCAGATCAAtttccggcaagggaccatcaacccCAAAGCCTTCATAGTCTTCTTATCGCTATAAGAATAAGTGTAAGGCCTCTAATTCCCTCTGTTCATATGGCTTCATCGTACTGATGTTAAAAGTGCTGCTCAAATTTTAGGCTCCATGGAATTTGTAGCAATATATCTTTGGCTTCGTTTCTTCCCAGCTTTTCCGGCTACTCCACAACTGCCTCCACTTAGCACCAACTTCAAGGTTTTTGATTTTTTGGAACGACACACTTCTCGAAGGTTTTTAGAATAGTATTGATGTTGGTCCAGATATAAAACCGGAAGGTTCCGGAAACGAGCCACAACAACATACTGACCAGCCTATCTCGGAAAATATTTGAGAACACCACGTCGAACATTTTAGGTCAACTACCCAGAGGTGAAATATCTCAGCTCAACCCGCGCTTTTGAAAAAGTACGGAATTCGCAACCGCTTAGAAGTGTTTAAGCTACAAGCACGTCTTCGGAAAAAACCTAACTTGTTTGAGTCTAACTAAACTTTTTCACATTTTACgttgtttttattatgttttaaatcttttattttcattttattacaaCTTAATATTAAATGCCTAtatttttcgtttctttttttaTAACTTCATTTTCTTCTGTATAAATTAACTATTATGTATTATGTAGATCTTAATATTATTGCATATTATTACATTAATTGTATGCCCTGACATTATGAACGCTATACAACCACTACCACTTGATATACATACAATGTAAGTTGCGAAAATAGTCAAGCTGCTGCTGTACAAGACATATAAATTTAAGTAACAATTAACACAATAACCGAAATAATATTAATGTTAACATAACAGAAATTATCTTTTTTGCTTTGTTTGAATGAAGTTaatgtatacatacataagtgtATTTGCAAAATAATAAGCAGACGGAAACCGCGTTTTATAAATTCACGGTTGTCACATCCATGCCTATATGATCTTACAGCAAAAAAGGATACGTTGTGGTTAcgcttataaatatgtatgtacattgtgcgaaaaacacatatacataaaatagTTAAAGGAGCATCTAAGGACGACCATAAAATTGGACGTTTTctcgttattacaaaaaaaaaataataataatgataaaacagGTAACCCTACTTAATAATGGAAATGATTAATAAGTGGTGAATAGCGGGATTAAACGATGTTGAAATTGTATTTTTACATTGTCCCAAGAGCTTTCAATTTGGCATACAACGATATAAGTAAGAAATAATAGTATATGTACGTATGCAGCAGTAGTCGTTGGGACATAACGCAAATGTATGTACTTTGAGTTTTTTTTTGACACATCTCATTTAAACATCAATTACTTAGATTTTAAAGAGATGCACCAACAACTTAAAACAGTAAAGTGCCCATGCCACCCATCTCAGATTGCTCCTTAACGAAAATCTCAAAGTATTGATAGATAATAGTCACAGCCAGCAAAATACCTGTGCCTGAACCAATGGCACCCAAAAAGTCAGCCATAACGGATAACGCACCAATACAAAGACCACCAAACGCAGCCGCTGTTGGAATATAACGATTCAATTCATGGATCATAGAATTTTCACGATGGCCACGCATAACCATATGTTGCTCTTTGAGTTGTTTTGCGACCTGGgaacataaaaatattttattaatactgcAAATTTATATGCacttaaggaaaaaaaaaacttacatccTTAGCTGAGCTGCCGGAAACATCGATCCATGTTTTTGAAAAGAAAGCGCATGAACCCAACATGAATACAATGTAGAGTATAGCGTGAATTGGATCGGTTAATATGTGACCTACACTCTCTGGTGGTGACAAATAGTAGCACAGACCACCGATTGGGTAAGAGCGCGCTGGACCGCCACCACCAACATCAGCCCAAACGCCGAGTAAATTAATGAATA
The DNA window shown above is from Eurosta solidaginis isolate ZX-2024a chromosome 2, ASM4086904v1, whole genome shotgun sequence and carries:
- the LOC137239419 gene encoding transmembrane protein 115 — encoded protein: MSAYHRNLQYLQQQATALLHNTSPVITLICVVTGFGYLLSYSETAVRVLSVTPGKILPTAEFWIWTAFTFCFIELHWWEVLVDVTTVGLCGKMLEPLWGQFEMFKFFALTNFGVSILTTIYYLFYYAITNNPSILFDVHIHGLAGYVAGICVAVRQIMPDHLIFKTRWGKLTNRNVPLTVLVASIIMWAVKLLDGTYPAMFGSGLIVAWIYLRFYQWHPNGRGDSSESFTFASFFPYVMQPVIGILVNPIYIGCLKLGVVKTPAPPRSSSLSSSLSSVSIQMHGADSHDIERRRQIALKALSERLKSTDSARYNQLPKSFPTVSAGMAPMAGHHHHHHHNKQQHHGQHHNHGHGQHSHTHGHDHHSHAQHTSHHVSAEALINPSFLGQSQRTHNTAPITTARVEPRMISTMSTIAIPMPAPPSSRGDPNAGATTTNDALIDLSGGNSEK